The region CACAAAATCAGTCGTCCACGTCAGTTATACACTGGCTCAGAAGACCGTGACTTTGTTAGTTTAGATAAACGATAACCTTAGTTATTTGTTTACAAAAAAAGCGCCTTTCAGGCGCTTTTTTATTGTCTTTAATTTACCAATTTAAAGCTAAAACAATTATGGTTTTTAGTTCTACTAATGGCTCATAATGCTTTTAAATTTGATCAATTACTAACTCAGTTACAGTCCTTTCTTTCATATTTAGCCCTTTTATTATATATCAGTCCAGTATGCTTCTCATTATTGCCTGTTCTTTAATGCCTGTAATTCCATTGATTTGGGTTCTATTGATGAATGCATCGACTTCTATGAGCTAAAAGCTAATCTAATGGATTCGTCTTAGATGAATAAATAGTCATTTTATTATGATTATGTACCATTTTAAATTGCACTCATTATGCGCAAGACTCATACTTTTAAACTAAATAATCCAGTACTTATTCGAAATGGTTCTAAAAGCTTCTTATCAATTATAAAAAGTCGTTATATACCGTCTTAATTCCGAAAAATTAAACTTATCATGAATCAATTCTGTTTGTAAAAATTAATTAATTTTCCTAAAACGCACACTAAACGGGCATTAATGTGAGGGTTTAGTGCAGTTTATTCATGATTGTAATAATTTTAAAATAAATAAAATCTTTGAAGATTAAATGATAAAACACTACATAAGTGACTATTGATGTTTTACACTTGGCAGGGGAAATAAGTTTTATAACTTAAAGACTACTTATAAATCACACCAACCTTTTTAAATATAGATCCAGAAAAGTAGCTAACAGTTTAACATGCCGAATAAATAACCACAAAAAGTGAGTTTTTAATTAAATCATACTTGTTGAAATTCAAGTAAATCAAGCTGAGTTTAAATGCTTTTCAAGATTGTTAATTAACAGTCAAAAAATTAAGCGTCCATTAGCGCTTAAACTAACGATTGTTACATACACCAAAATTTCTGATAATCACTACAAAGCATAGCATTATTAAAAAGCATGCAGACTAAGCGAGCACACTAAAATTAATCCCTTTGCAGAGCAACAATAGGATCAAGTCTTGCCGCTTTTTTAGCGGGATATAAACCAAAGCCTACCCCAATGGTCATACAAACACCTAAGGCTAATACAATGGCAAATGGTGACCAAGCTACTGGCCAACCTGCCGCAGATGAAATAACTAACGCCAGCAATAAACCTACGACAATTCCAATTAATCCCCCAGTTGCTGATATAGCAATACTCTCAATAAGAAACTGCCTGGCGATATCTTTACGTTTAGCGCCCAGTGCTCTTAACAGGCCTATCTCACCGGTTCTTTCTAAAATCGTAGCCAACATAATATTCATTATACCAATGCCACCCACCAGCAAAGAGATCCCCGCAACACATGCCATCACAATATTAAATATTTGCTGAGTCTTTTGGTGTTGAGCCAGCAAATCTGCAGGAACAACAACATCAAAATCTTTCTCCCCGCCATGTCGTCTATTGAGCAAGTGTTGTAGGCTTTTGGCACCTAAAGTTGGATCTACGCCTTCAACAATAGCTAATTTGAACGAGTCTAATTCATCTTCTAGTTGGGAGAAATTCATCTTTTTATGGGCAGTCGCTAGCGGAATGAATACTTGATTACGTTCGCCGCCAAGCTTTACACCTTGTATCGTCGATTTAGTGCCCTCTTTTTCCGATAGCACACCAACAACGGTAAACCACTGATGGTTTATTTTTAATAAACTTTTGATGGCACTCCCTTGAGGAAACAAGCTTCGTGCAGCTTCAGGTCCAAGCACTGCGACCTGCTGATAATGAACTTCATCTTCTTGACGTAACGTTCTGCCCTCACCTAAAGGCAACGAACTCAATTCAAAATAGCTAGGCGTAACACCTGATACCTTAGCATCACTTCTCCCCTGCAAACTAAATAAGCTAAATACTTTAATGTTCTTTTCTGCACTCCAATTATCGACAAAGGGCAGCGTATCGGTTGCACTTTCAATATCCCGTAAACTCAAACCAATACTGTGTTCTCTAACGGATTTTAGCGCATCGCCTTGGGTGGTTCGTGCATTAACTACTAAATTATTTACGCCCATAGATTCAATCATCTTAAGGGCTTCTCGCTCTGCACCTTCACCAACGCTTAGCATCGCAATGACTGCACCTACACCAAATATCATCTCCAATAAAGTTAATGATGTACGTAATTTATGATGACGCATTTCATCAAATGCCTGTTTAATGCCTTCCCAATATATTGAAAGCCACTGTTGCGGCTTTGTCGTCTCATTTATCTGCTGATTCATATTAGAACTCATTATACTCGGCTCCGTTTAGGCGGCGTTGTTAACGCAATAACATCCCCCTGTGACAAACCACTATTAATCACCGTTCTGTTTAAACTGCGATTGCCTGGTGTCACAGCTTGCTTTAAAAAACCTTCAGATGTTTTTAAATACACCCAATATTCACCAGACTTTTGAAACAAGGCTTGGTTGGGAATGGTAATCACATCATTGATATCGGTAGCGTGAATTGCCGCAGAAAGCTGTCTTCCTGGCGTCATAATATCGGTCATTGTTTTATCTATACTGACTGTCAACTCAAAGTAGTTCACAGGGCTATTTTTGTCTTTGGCTTTAGCAAGTGAATCTAATTGAATGACTTTCCCTGAAATGTCGAGATTGGGATAGGCATCAAGATGAAGGGTGACAGGTTTTCCAACCGCTAAACCTAATGCTTCTGACTCTAAAACAAACAACTTAGCTTGCATGTTGGATGTGTCGGGCAAAATACCTATCGTCATGCCAGACCACATCATATCGCCAGCAATTGGAATACTACCGTTCCAGCCAGGAGAGGCGACAAACAATCCATCGTGTGGTGCTTTAATTTCCATTTGATTAAGATTATTGGCGTATCGATTAATTTTCGCTTGATGACTTTTCTGTTTAAGCTTGATCAGTTGTTGCTCTGCTTCTGCTTGAGAACCGTGTTGTTCAATACCCCAACCATAAAAATCCATTTTGGCCATCAGATAATCTTGGTTTCGCATCTGGTCAATAATATCGATTTTAGTATAAACCCTTACATCTTCACTGAAAAAACGCTCAGCCAGATCTTGTTCTTGTTCAGTAAGAACAGTATCAGTGGTTAAGCCTTTATTGATGGTGTTATCTCTTTTTGTTTGTATTTCACTATCAAGACCTAAACGATCAAAATCGAGCTGCTCCATATCTAGCCTAAAACCTTCTCGGGTCGGATCCATTCGAGCCACGACATCACCGGCTTTAACTTCGCTAAAGTTATCCATGATCCAAGCTAAAGATTGTGGGCCTCTTAGCCCAGAAGGGACATTTACCAAGGTTGAATGACTCGCTTCTAACTCCCCTGTTGCTGGGATCTCAACTTTAAAATCACTACGTTCGACATTCATGGTCAGCACGCCATCTTGCGCCGCATTATTACAACCGATAAGGAGTATTAAGATGCTGATTAATATCAAATAATTTTTCATGGTAATAACACCTCATCACCGGCACTAAGACCTTTGTTAATCACCACTCGCTCTTGCCCCATAGCACCTAAAGTTACGGGATGCTTTGCCTGACCAAATAATGTGGATTTCATGACATAAGCTTCACCGCGGTCATAATGAACAGCATCTAATGACACCAATAATTCTGGTTTATCATTAGCGAGATCAATACTAATTTTCGCCGTCATTCCTGGCCTCATGAAATCAATATCTGGCGTATTAATATTGGCAACGGCATCAAAAATCACTAATGGTATATCTTGGTTTTTAATCCGAAATACCGCGCCTAGTTCGGTTATTTCACCGTTGAAACTTCTTTCAGGGTTAGCATCAAGACGTATTTTTAATTTTTGCCCCACTTTTACCCTGCCTGCTTCCACTTCAGGAATAGTCATATTGACTTGCATATGTTTAAGATCAGGAATACTTAGTACAGAATCACCTACGAATATGGATTGCCCTTCAGCGACTTTATTACCTTGTTGATCATTACCATAAACAATCATGCCTGCGCGGGGCGCTATTAGGGTGAGCGATTTTATACCTTTTTTTAATGCCGACACTTCAGAAGCAAACTTTTGCTTGTCTCCTTCTAGCATTTTGACTCTTTGCTCAGCACTTAATTGCTCCAAACGAATTTTATTATTAATTAGGGTGACATTGTCTTGGGCAATAATGGCATCTCTTAAGTATTTGTTTTTATCTATTTCGGAGACCGTTTCATCAGAGATATCGACCTTCATTTGTGTTTTTTCTTGATTCATTTTCGCTTCAGCTAAATCAAGTTTAAGTTCTTCCAGTTTTTTAGCATTACGTAGCTTTGAGGTGGCTAAATCTTGCAAGGTTGTTTCTAAGTTTGCAGATTTTACAGACAAGCGCTGAGTTAAGTCGGAGGTATCGAGCTGAGCAACAACATCACCTTCAGTGACTTCAACGCCTTCTGGTGCCAGCATTTTAATTTGATATTGCCAAACTCTGCGCATTGTTGGTGGCATTAAATTTACAGTGTCAGCTGAGACTAACTCACCAGTCACTTCAATCTGTTGACTTAATATACCTAGTTCAACTTGAGTTACCGCTTTATCACTGCAGCCACTTAATACTGAAAGTACACATAGTAGGATTAATGTCTTCCTCATATATTTGCTCCTCCAGACTCGACGAGTACGCTCATACCCGGAATCATCTTCACTTGTGGATCGGCAACAAATTTAATCGAGATTTTAAACCAATTACTGCTTCCCCAAGCAGCTTGTTTACTCGCTTGACGGCTGATATCAGCAATAGTGCCACTAAGGGGAAATGCAGGTTGGGAATCCAATCTAATATTGACTGCTGAATGGAGTTTAAGTTTGTCGACATCAACTTCATTAACCCAAGCAATAACTTCTAGCTTATCCATCGCCGGAATTGTCGCTATTTGTCGTCCAATTTGTACGGAGTCGCCTACGGCAAACTTTTTATCTGAATGATTATCTCTGCCATATAGCATGGGACCACTAACATCGGAGCGCAGCTCTAATTGCTCTACTCCTTGCATAGCTTGATCTAACTCTAGTTGAGCACGCTTTCTATCAATAGACAGCTGCTCAAGTGTAGCGACTCGTTTATCTTGGATTTCCGCTAAAGATTGACTGTTTTTTGTTAATTCTGATTTCGCTTTCAATAGTTCAAATTGATTATCGGCATATTCTTTTGCTGCGATAAAATCGATTGGAATTTCTCCATCTAATTGCGCCTTCTCAAGCTCAAGCTTGGTTTTTTTAACATCAAACTCCGCTTGTAATAACTGAGAGCTCAATTCTATTGATTGGTTTTGCTCTTGTGCAGTAACTCTTAATAAGCTGGCTTCAAGTTGTTCTATTTGATTCACTATTTCACTTTTATCAAAAATCACCACCACTTGGCCAGCTTGCGCCAGTGCTCCCTCAGGTAACATCCATTGAATTTGATAGCGCCAAGCTTTACCGGCTTTGGGTACCACAAAAGGCTGTAAATTAACTGATGCTACCTGTCCAGTCAGTAACAAAGGTAAACTGTTATCTTTGTTGGCTGAAATGGTTTCGACGGAGCTCGTTTCAATAATAAGAGTTGTTGAATCCGTCGCTAAGTCGTTAGTTGGGTCTTTTATTGTGGCAGCATCACTGACACCAGCAGGGCTATAAAAACTTATTGAACTCAGTAAACTACAAACAATGATTCCAGTTAGTTTAATAAATTTTTTAGAAAATAGAATATGACTCGTTTTATAGGAATAAGATGATTTCTTTCGACGTCGAACAGATAAGTTAAGCAACCTGCTCTCCTCGATTTTCAATTTCAACAATATCCCCATCACGCATCCTAATAATGCGCTGTGCATAAGCCGCAACTTCTTCTTCATGTGTTACCAAGATAATGGTTTGACCTGCAAGGTGTAATTCGGTGAATAACGCCATAATTTCAACTGACGTTTTGCTGTCTAATGCTCCTGTGGGTTCATCGGCCAGCAAAATTGCAGGCTTATTAACAAGAGAACGGGCTATAGCAACTCTTTGTCGCTGACCGCCAGAAAGCTGATTAGGTCGATGATCATGACGACTATCTAAACCCACTCTTTTTAATAACTCATGAGCATAAGTACTGTCTTGAGATAATGTTTCGGAAAACCGCAATGGTAACAATACGTTCTGCAGCGCCGATAGCCTTGGCAATAAATGAAAACTTTGAAATACAAAGCCAATGTCTTTATTTCGCACAGCAGATAGCGCATCGTCACTTAGACTGGCTACTTCTTGATTATTGAGCTGATAACTACCTGATGTCGGTTTATCCAGGCAACCTATAATGTTCATTAAAGTTGACTTGCCCGAACCTGAGGGTCCCATTATTGCGACAAATTCATTTTGTGCAATGGTAAAACTGACGCCATTGAGCGCCTTCACACACGTATCACCCATTGGGTATTGCTTCGTTAACTTATCTACTTTAATCATATGTGCCTCCCTGCCATACATATCAAATTATTATATAAATCATGTCAATAGTTATTAAATCGTAACTCGAATTAACCTCATAAACTTTAAGTAGAAATAGCATAATAAAAGGTCACCAGCCTTAAAAGCATATTCCATTATTTCGTCTTAAGGTTTTGTTCATTTTTAGCTTTAGTCACAATGAACAATCTCACTACTTTTTAAACATTTTCGCTACTTATCAATATTGGCCATCACTAACTGATGGTTCAAGATACGCTAAACAATTAATAAATAACAGCTTTTAATGTTGGCACAATACCTGCTTTAACAACATTAATTAAACATTACTTACAATTGAAAACGTGACGTTTACATTTATTAGTTCCACACTAAATCATGTTTAGCGTCATCAATTCAGAATATTTGACTGGCAGGTACCCTATGGATAGGTTCATCATCACAACAAAAAGAGCAATTTCGTTTATTTCTATTGCTGCAACAATGGCAATTATGAGTGGTTGCAGTGGGCAACAAGAAGAAAAAGTCGAAGAAGAAAAATACGCCGTTCCAGTTGAAGTATCACAAGTGACTCAAGGAAATGTGTCTTCTTTTTATAGCACTACAGCCACCCTTGAAGCACCAGAAGAAGCTCACGTTGTCACTCGAATAGCTGGACTAATAGAGACTATCAATGTTGAAGAAGGCGATAGAGTTAAGAAAGGTCAGGCATTGGCGACAATTGATGCTCAGCGCCAACATTATGATTTCAAACGATCTCTTGCTGAAGTACAAATTATCGAGCAAGAGTTGAATCGCTTAAAGCAAATGAAAAACAAAGAGTTCATCAGTCAAGATGTGATGGCAAAACTTGAATTCAACTTACAAGCAGCAATGGCTCAGCGTGATCTTGCCGAATTACATGTTATTGAAAGCCGTATCGTATCGCCAATTGACGGTGTGGTTGCTAAAAGACATGTCAAAACAGGTAATATGGCCAAAGAATTCGAAGAGTTATTTTATATTGTCAATCAAGATGAGTTACATGGAATCGTCCACTTACCAGAGCAACAACTTCAGAGTTTACGACTTGGACAAGAAGCAAGGATCAGTAATCAATACGGTAATAGCAAAGCAACTGCAGAAGCTGACATTATCGCTAATGTGTTAAGAATAAGCCCTATTGTTGATTCGCAAAGCGGCACATTCAAAGTGACAATCGCTATCGATAATGCTGATGCTAAGTTAAAAGCAGGCATGTTCACCCGTGTTGAGCTTAAATACGATACCCATAATGACGTTATCACCGTGCCTTTCAATGCCATTATTAATCAAGATGATACTCAAGCGCTGTATGTCATCGAAGACAATACAGCAACTCGCCGTGAAGTCAGCTTAGGCTATCGCGAAAAAAATAAAGTCGAAATAATCTCAGGGGTTAAACCGGGTGAACAAATCGTTATACGTGGTCAACAAAACCTCAAAGATCAATCGCTAGTTGAAGTTATTAGTCCGCTTTCTTACGCCAAAAACAGCTTAGCAAGTAAATAAGGACGCTTTTACTATGTCGATAATTAATACTTCGGTAAAACGTCCTGTATCTGTGTGGATGTTTATGCTGGCAATCATGTTATTTGGTATGGTCGGATTTACCCGCCTAGCCGTTAAGCTTTTACCCGATTTAAGTTACCCAAGCGTCACAGTAAGAACCGCTTATGATGGCGCTGCACCTGTTGAAGTTGAGCAGCTGATCTCAAAACCTATTGAAGAAGCTGTAGGCGTAGTCAAAGGTCTGCGTAAAATCAGTTCTATCTCACGTTCAGGCTTATCGGATGTGGTGCTTGAGTTTGAATGGGGCACCAATATGGATATGGCAAGTTTAGAGGTGCGTGAAAAAATTGATACCATCGAACTGCCTTTGGATATCAATAAACCTCTACTGCTTCGCTTTAATCCAAATCTTGACCCTATCATGCGAGTAGCACTGTCAGTACCTGATGCCAGTGAAACACAGCTTAAAAGTATGCGTACTTTTGCGGAAGAAGAACTTAAAAGGCGCCTAGAAGCACTGTCTGGGGTGGCAGCCGTAAGGTTGTCTGGTGGCTTAGAGCAAGAAGTACACATTCTGCTTAACCAGCAAAAGCTGCAGCAGTTAAACCTCAATGCTGACGATATTAAGCGCCGCATAAGTGAAGAAAATATTAACCTCTCTGCAGGTAAAGTGATTCAAGGTGATAAAGAATATTTAGTGAGGACACTGAATCAATTCAACAACCTTGAAGAACTTAAAAACGTGATTGTTTACCGTGATGGTCAAACTCTTATACGCCTTTCTGAAGTCGCTGATGTGGTTGATGGCTACAAAGAACGTAGCGATGTTACTCGTATTGGCCAAGTCGAATCAATTGAGCTGGCGATATACAAAGAAGGTGATGCCAATACGGTATCCGTTGCCAAAAGAATCAGTGCTGAACTGGCTGAAATTAACAGTGAAGCAGAAGATAATCAGCTAAAGGTTATCTATGATCAGTCTGAATTTATCCAAAGCGCCGTCAGTGAAGTTACTGCTGCTGCGTTGTTTGGTAGCTTGCTCGCCATGTTGGTTATCTACTTATTCTTGCGCGATATCATTGCCACGTTAATCATTTCAATTTCTATTCCATTTTCAGTCATTGCGACATTTAACATGATGTACTTTGCTGAAATTAGCCTCAATATTATGTCTTTAGGTGGTATTGCGCTGGCCATTGGCTTGCTGGTCGATAATGCTATTGTAGTACTTGAAAATATCGACAGATACAAAGCACAAGGTCTTGAAAAAGTAGAAGCCGCTTTACGTGGCACTAAAGAAGTCGCTGGCGCGATATTCGCATCAACACTAACCACTTTAGCGGTATTCGTACCCTTGGTGTTTGTTGATGGCATTGCAGGCGCGTTATTTTCAGACCAAGCATTAACGGTTACTTTTGCGCTATTAGCCTCGTTATTTGTAGCACTAACCGCTATTCCAATGTTGGCATCAAGACAAGGTTTTAATCAATTACCCATTGAAGCAGAACCTGAAGTCAAAGCGATACCAACAACTAAAAAAGCCAAGG is a window of Shewanella donghaensis DNA encoding:
- a CDS encoding ABC transporter permease, which gives rise to MSSNMNQQINETTKPQQWLSIYWEGIKQAFDEMRHHKLRTSLTLLEMIFGVGAVIAMLSVGEGAEREALKMIESMGVNNLVVNARTTQGDALKSVREHSIGLSLRDIESATDTLPFVDNWSAEKNIKVFSLFSLQGRSDAKVSGVTPSYFELSSLPLGEGRTLRQEDEVHYQQVAVLGPEAARSLFPQGSAIKSLLKINHQWFTVVGVLSEKEGTKSTIQGVKLGGERNQVFIPLATAHKKMNFSQLEDELDSFKLAIVEGVDPTLGAKSLQHLLNRRHGGEKDFDVVVPADLLAQHQKTQQIFNIVMACVAGISLLVGGIGIMNIMLATILERTGEIGLLRALGAKRKDIARQFLIESIAISATGGLIGIVVGLLLALVISSAAGWPVAWSPFAIVLALGVCMTIGVGFGLYPAKKAARLDPIVALQRD
- a CDS encoding efflux RND transporter periplasmic adaptor subunit; translated protein: MKNYLILISILILLIGCNNAAQDGVLTMNVERSDFKVEIPATGELEASHSTLVNVPSGLRGPQSLAWIMDNFSEVKAGDVVARMDPTREGFRLDMEQLDFDRLGLDSEIQTKRDNTINKGLTTDTVLTEQEQDLAERFFSEDVRVYTKIDIIDQMRNQDYLMAKMDFYGWGIEQHGSQAEAEQQLIKLKQKSHQAKINRYANNLNQMEIKAPHDGLFVASPGWNGSIPIAGDMMWSGMTIGILPDTSNMQAKLFVLESEALGLAVGKPVTLHLDAYPNLDISGKVIQLDSLAKAKDKNSPVNYFELTVSIDKTMTDIMTPGRQLSAAIHATDINDVITIPNQALFQKSGEYWVYLKTSEGFLKQAVTPGNRSLNRTVINSGLSQGDVIALTTPPKRSRV
- a CDS encoding efflux RND transporter periplasmic adaptor subunit, with the protein product MRKTLILLCVLSVLSGCSDKAVTQVELGILSQQIEVTGELVSADTVNLMPPTMRRVWQYQIKMLAPEGVEVTEGDVVAQLDTSDLTQRLSVKSANLETTLQDLATSKLRNAKKLEELKLDLAEAKMNQEKTQMKVDISDETVSEIDKNKYLRDAIIAQDNVTLINNKIRLEQLSAEQRVKMLEGDKQKFASEVSALKKGIKSLTLIAPRAGMIVYGNDQQGNKVAEGQSIFVGDSVLSIPDLKHMQVNMTIPEVEAGRVKVGQKLKIRLDANPERSFNGEITELGAVFRIKNQDIPLVIFDAVANINTPDIDFMRPGMTAKISIDLANDKPELLVSLDAVHYDRGEAYVMKSTLFGQAKHPVTLGAMGQERVVINKGLSAGDEVLLP
- a CDS encoding HlyD family secretion protein, whose protein sequence is MLNLSVRRRKKSSYSYKTSHILFSKKFIKLTGIIVCSLLSSISFYSPAGVSDAATIKDPTNDLATDSTTLIIETSSVETISANKDNSLPLLLTGQVASVNLQPFVVPKAGKAWRYQIQWMLPEGALAQAGQVVVIFDKSEIVNQIEQLEASLLRVTAQEQNQSIELSSQLLQAEFDVKKTKLELEKAQLDGEIPIDFIAAKEYADNQFELLKAKSELTKNSQSLAEIQDKRVATLEQLSIDRKRAQLELDQAMQGVEQLELRSDVSGPMLYGRDNHSDKKFAVGDSVQIGRQIATIPAMDKLEVIAWVNEVDVDKLKLHSAVNIRLDSQPAFPLSGTIADISRQASKQAAWGSSNWFKISIKFVADPQVKMIPGMSVLVESGGANI
- a CDS encoding ABC transporter ATP-binding protein; the encoded protein is MIKVDKLTKQYPMGDTCVKALNGVSFTIAQNEFVAIMGPSGSGKSTLMNIIGCLDKPTSGSYQLNNQEVASLSDDALSAVRNKDIGFVFQSFHLLPRLSALQNVLLPLRFSETLSQDSTYAHELLKRVGLDSRHDHRPNQLSGGQRQRVAIARSLVNKPAILLADEPTGALDSKTSVEIMALFTELHLAGQTIILVTHEEEVAAYAQRIIRMRDGDIVEIENRGEQVA
- a CDS encoding efflux RND transporter periplasmic adaptor subunit, whose translation is MDRFIITTKRAISFISIAATMAIMSGCSGQQEEKVEEEKYAVPVEVSQVTQGNVSSFYSTTATLEAPEEAHVVTRIAGLIETINVEEGDRVKKGQALATIDAQRQHYDFKRSLAEVQIIEQELNRLKQMKNKEFISQDVMAKLEFNLQAAMAQRDLAELHVIESRIVSPIDGVVAKRHVKTGNMAKEFEELFYIVNQDELHGIVHLPEQQLQSLRLGQEARISNQYGNSKATAEADIIANVLRISPIVDSQSGTFKVTIAIDNADAKLKAGMFTRVELKYDTHNDVITVPFNAIINQDDTQALYVIEDNTATRREVSLGYREKNKVEIISGVKPGEQIVIRGQQNLKDQSLVEVISPLSYAKNSLASK